Proteins encoded in a region of the Salvelinus sp. IW2-2015 linkage group LG27, ASM291031v2, whole genome shotgun sequence genome:
- the med1l gene encoding mediator of RNA polymerase II transcription subunit 1-like isoform X1, translated as MRKSSIVSKIYFTSVGVYQDGGSVASKQLPLIVTCLVGRKSLISDLHSKYAEKTWNETFKLVRRCMDKSRGDTKPCEPLIRCLKILHEALTVSSLSAMVSRLEIIAKQRGMGSHLSPTETTCYLTADMFYLEVLLLPGGEVEDVKLAQHGEAPLSSESLLQLLKSKKFEEFSVKLKGLSSLYNIPGDNETKIKVYTALQFLGKDLQKISHLPRALRECNLQVDMILNGRIGYLTAGSEGIPMTIQYYISPSDILLEMSDSERGSVGQLALVTVGPTDSTHKLQMASVIPQPPQLDAQGLPLFSPLCEVLSEMMPACFQLKLQPPLPMLSSFVEKLSQITDVAIADADLQWAPFPQLMMTLLGENGGDKTWDGQDAHFLVPLPGKEIHSYVLPGAAWEEAALRGALMSTIPFAHPAHVPALLELLRHQCAINTLLASCITSHRPGPGPVCDLYCEVFPESGSSLTVTFHLSDSDSLSVLLVNVADSRKLTCSLFAVGSESESMDEYVSRVLKRCMSIPVTMRALNRRLSKRTCGEPLPACSSTISTADVSPASPLPISCEADCSLSSGSGLESIGIPTTPAAVFSQDAMGPDTTPMEAESAFCLSVAEVNTNPIANPYPCASGCVYSHWMHNNHLPELI; from the exons ATGAGGAAGTCCTCCATAG tttccaaaatatatttcacatcgGTGGGGGTGTACCAAGATGGAGGAtcagtggcttcaaaacagctccCCCTGATCGTCACCTGCT TGGTTGGGCGTAAGTCCTTAATTTCGGACCTGCACTCAAAATATGCAGAAAAGACATGGAATGAGACCTTTAAACTGGTTCGCAGGTGTATG GACAAATCGAGAGGTGACACCAAACCCTGTGAACCACTGATTAGGTGTCTGAAAATACTCCATGAAGCACTGACTG TGTCGTCTTTGAGCGCCATGGTATCACGGTTGGAGATAATAGCCAAACAGAGAGG GATGGGGTCCCACCTGAGCCCCACTGAGACAACCTGTTACCTCACAGCCGACATGTTCTACCTAGAGGTCCTGCTGCTGCctgggggagaggtggaggacgTCAAGTTGGCCCAACACGGAGAAGCCCCTCTG TCAAGCGAGTCACTTCTTCAACTGCTAAA GTCAAAGAAGTTTGAAGAATTCTCAGTGAAACTGAAAGGCCTTTCCTCCCTGTACAACATCCCTGGAGACAA TGAAACCAAGATTAAGGTCTACACAGCCCTTCAGTTCTTGGGGAAAGATCTACAGAAGATATCCCATTTGCCAAG AGCACTAAGGGAGTGCAATCTTCAAGTGGACATGATTCTCAATGGCAGGATTGGCTATCTTACGGCAGGGAGCGAAG GTATCCCAATGACTATCCAATACTACATCAGCCCTTCTGACATTCTGTTGGAGATGTCTGATTCAG AGAGAGGCAGTGTTGGCCAGTTGGCCTTGGTGACAGTGGGGCcaactgactctacacacaagcTCCAGATGGCATCTGTCATCCCACAGCCACCTCAGCTTGACGCCCAGGG tctACCATTGTTCAGTCCTCTCTGTGAGGTGCTCTCTGAAATGATGCCAGCCTGCTTCCAGCTCAAACTGCAGCCACCCCTACCAATGCTCTCTTCCTTTGTTGAGAAGCTCAGCCAAATTACAG ATGTTGCCATAGCTGATGCTGACCTGCAGTGGGCACCTTTTCCCCAGTTAATGATGACCTTATTAGGGGAAAATGGTGGCGACAAAACATGGGATGGCCAAGATGCCCACTTTCTAgtg CCCCTCCCAGGTAAAGAGATACACAGCTATGTGCTGCCGGGGGCGGCATGGGAAGAAGCTGCTCTGAGGGGGGCGCTGATGAGTACAATACCCTTTGCCCACCCCGCCCATGTCCCTGCCCTACTGGAGCTGCTCCGCCACCAGTGTGCAATTAACACTCTACTGGCCAGCTGCATTACCTCTCACAGGCCCGGCCCAG GTCCAGTGTGTGACCTATACTGCGAGGTCTTCCCTGAGTCAGGTTCCAGCCTTACTGTGACCTTTCACCTATCTGACAGTGACTCTCTATCTGTTT TGCTGGTGAATGTGGCAGACTCCCGGAAGCTCACCTGCAGTCTGTTTGCAGTGGGGTCAGAGTCAGAATCCATGGATGAATACGTCTCCAGAGTCCTAAAGAG ATGTATGTCTATTCCTGTGACCATGCGTGCCTTGAATCGGAGGCTGTCCAAGAGGACCTGTGGAGAACCTCTACCTGCATGCTCCTCTACCATATCCACTGCAGATGTCAGCCCTGCTTCTCCGCTCCCCATATCCTGTGAGGCTGACTGCAGTCTCTCTTCTGGCTCTGGCCTGGAGTCCATTGGCATCCCTACTACCCCCGCTGCCGTGTTCTCCCAGGATGCAATGGGGCCGGATACCACCCCAATGGAGGCAGagtctgccttctgtctgtctgttgctgaaGTCAATACAAACCCTATTGCCAACCCTTACCCCTGTGCCTCGGGGTGTGTGTATTCACATTGGATGCACAACAACCATCTCCCAGAACTTATCTAG
- the ralaa gene encoding ras-related protein Ral-A isoform X1 codes for MAAAKPKGQNSLALHKVIMVGSGGVGKSALTLQFMYDEFVEDYEPTKADSYRKKVVLDGEEVQIDILDTAGQEDYAAIRDNYFRSGEGFLCVFSITEAESFAATADFREQILRVKEDESAPFLLVGNKSDLEDRRQVSAEEAKARAEQWGVCYVETSAKTRANVDKVFFDLMREIRARKMEDSKEKNGKKKRKSLAKRIRERCCIL; via the exons ATGGCAGCAGCAAAGCCCAAAGGGCAGAACTCTCTGGCCCTCCACAAAGTGATCATGGTGGGCAGTGGTGGAGTGGGGAAGTCAGCCCTCACTCTGCAGTTCATGTATGACGAG TTTGTTGAGGACTATGAACCAACCAAAGCGGACAGCTATAGGAAAAAGGTAGTTCTGGATGGGGAGGAGGTCCAGATAGACATCCTGGACACTGCGGGACAAGAGGACTATGCTGCCATCCGGGACAACTACTTCCGCAGTGGGGAGGGCTTCCTCTGTGTCTTCTCCATCACTGAGGCAGAGTCGTTTGCAGCTACAGCAGACTTCAG GGAGCAGATCTTGCGGGTGAAGGAGGATGAGAGTGCGCCCTTCCTCCTGGTGGGGAACAAGTCTGACTTGGAGGACCGGCGGCAGGTCAGCGCGGAAGAGGCCAAGGCGCGTGCTGAACAGTGGGGCGTGTGCTACGTGGAGACCTCTGCCAAAACCCGTGCCAATGTCGACAAG GTTTTCTTTGACCTGATGAGAGAGATCCGAGCGAGAAAGATGGAGGACAGTAAAGAGAAAAACGGCAAGAAGAAAAGGAAAAGTTTGGCCAAGAGGATTAGAGAGAGATGCTGCATTTTATAG
- the med1l gene encoding mediator of RNA polymerase II transcription subunit 1-like isoform X3 has translation MAVVGRKSLISDLHSKYAEKTWNETFKLVRRCMDKSRGDTKPCEPLIRCLKILHEALTVSSLSAMVSRLEIIAKQRGMGSHLSPTETTCYLTADMFYLEVLLLPGGEVEDVKLAQHGEAPLSSESLLQLLKSKKFEEFSVKLKGLSSLYNIPGDNETKIKVYTALQFLGKDLQKISHLPRALRECNLQVDMILNGRIGYLTAGSEGIPMTIQYYISPSDILLEMSDSERGSVGQLALVTVGPTDSTHKLQMASVIPQPPQLDAQGLPLFSPLCEVLSEMMPACFQLKLQPPLPMLSSFVEKLSQITDVAIADADLQWAPFPQLMMTLLGENGGDKTWDGQDAHFLVPLPGKEIHSYVLPGAAWEEAALRGALMSTIPFAHPAHVPALLELLRHQCAINTLLASCITSHRPGPGPVCDLYCEVFPESGSSLTVTFHLSDSDSLSVLLVNVADSRKLTCSLFAVGSESESMDEYVSRVLKRCMSIPVTMRALNRRLSKRTCGEPLPACSSTISTADVSPASPLPISCEADCSLSSGSGLESIGIPTTPAAVFSQDAMGPDTTPMEAESAFCLSVAEVNTNPIANPYPCASGCVYSHWMHNNHLPELI, from the exons ATGGCAG TGGTTGGGCGTAAGTCCTTAATTTCGGACCTGCACTCAAAATATGCAGAAAAGACATGGAATGAGACCTTTAAACTGGTTCGCAGGTGTATG GACAAATCGAGAGGTGACACCAAACCCTGTGAACCACTGATTAGGTGTCTGAAAATACTCCATGAAGCACTGACTG TGTCGTCTTTGAGCGCCATGGTATCACGGTTGGAGATAATAGCCAAACAGAGAGG GATGGGGTCCCACCTGAGCCCCACTGAGACAACCTGTTACCTCACAGCCGACATGTTCTACCTAGAGGTCCTGCTGCTGCctgggggagaggtggaggacgTCAAGTTGGCCCAACACGGAGAAGCCCCTCTG TCAAGCGAGTCACTTCTTCAACTGCTAAA GTCAAAGAAGTTTGAAGAATTCTCAGTGAAACTGAAAGGCCTTTCCTCCCTGTACAACATCCCTGGAGACAA TGAAACCAAGATTAAGGTCTACACAGCCCTTCAGTTCTTGGGGAAAGATCTACAGAAGATATCCCATTTGCCAAG AGCACTAAGGGAGTGCAATCTTCAAGTGGACATGATTCTCAATGGCAGGATTGGCTATCTTACGGCAGGGAGCGAAG GTATCCCAATGACTATCCAATACTACATCAGCCCTTCTGACATTCTGTTGGAGATGTCTGATTCAG AGAGAGGCAGTGTTGGCCAGTTGGCCTTGGTGACAGTGGGGCcaactgactctacacacaagcTCCAGATGGCATCTGTCATCCCACAGCCACCTCAGCTTGACGCCCAGGG tctACCATTGTTCAGTCCTCTCTGTGAGGTGCTCTCTGAAATGATGCCAGCCTGCTTCCAGCTCAAACTGCAGCCACCCCTACCAATGCTCTCTTCCTTTGTTGAGAAGCTCAGCCAAATTACAG ATGTTGCCATAGCTGATGCTGACCTGCAGTGGGCACCTTTTCCCCAGTTAATGATGACCTTATTAGGGGAAAATGGTGGCGACAAAACATGGGATGGCCAAGATGCCCACTTTCTAgtg CCCCTCCCAGGTAAAGAGATACACAGCTATGTGCTGCCGGGGGCGGCATGGGAAGAAGCTGCTCTGAGGGGGGCGCTGATGAGTACAATACCCTTTGCCCACCCCGCCCATGTCCCTGCCCTACTGGAGCTGCTCCGCCACCAGTGTGCAATTAACACTCTACTGGCCAGCTGCATTACCTCTCACAGGCCCGGCCCAG GTCCAGTGTGTGACCTATACTGCGAGGTCTTCCCTGAGTCAGGTTCCAGCCTTACTGTGACCTTTCACCTATCTGACAGTGACTCTCTATCTGTTT TGCTGGTGAATGTGGCAGACTCCCGGAAGCTCACCTGCAGTCTGTTTGCAGTGGGGTCAGAGTCAGAATCCATGGATGAATACGTCTCCAGAGTCCTAAAGAG ATGTATGTCTATTCCTGTGACCATGCGTGCCTTGAATCGGAGGCTGTCCAAGAGGACCTGTGGAGAACCTCTACCTGCATGCTCCTCTACCATATCCACTGCAGATGTCAGCCCTGCTTCTCCGCTCCCCATATCCTGTGAGGCTGACTGCAGTCTCTCTTCTGGCTCTGGCCTGGAGTCCATTGGCATCCCTACTACCCCCGCTGCCGTGTTCTCCCAGGATGCAATGGGGCCGGATACCACCCCAATGGAGGCAGagtctgccttctgtctgtctgttgctgaaGTCAATACAAACCCTATTGCCAACCCTTACCCCTGTGCCTCGGGGTGTGTGTATTCACATTGGATGCACAACAACCATCTCCCAGAACTTATCTAG
- the med1l gene encoding mediator of RNA polymerase II transcription subunit 1-like isoform X2 yields the protein MYINPGFSKIYFTSVGVYQDGGSVASKQLPLIVTCLVGRKSLISDLHSKYAEKTWNETFKLVRRCMDKSRGDTKPCEPLIRCLKILHEALTVSSLSAMVSRLEIIAKQRGMGSHLSPTETTCYLTADMFYLEVLLLPGGEVEDVKLAQHGEAPLSSESLLQLLKSKKFEEFSVKLKGLSSLYNIPGDNETKIKVYTALQFLGKDLQKISHLPRALRECNLQVDMILNGRIGYLTAGSEGIPMTIQYYISPSDILLEMSDSERGSVGQLALVTVGPTDSTHKLQMASVIPQPPQLDAQGLPLFSPLCEVLSEMMPACFQLKLQPPLPMLSSFVEKLSQITDVAIADADLQWAPFPQLMMTLLGENGGDKTWDGQDAHFLVPLPGKEIHSYVLPGAAWEEAALRGALMSTIPFAHPAHVPALLELLRHQCAINTLLASCITSHRPGPGPVCDLYCEVFPESGSSLTVTFHLSDSDSLSVLLVNVADSRKLTCSLFAVGSESESMDEYVSRVLKRCMSIPVTMRALNRRLSKRTCGEPLPACSSTISTADVSPASPLPISCEADCSLSSGSGLESIGIPTTPAAVFSQDAMGPDTTPMEAESAFCLSVAEVNTNPIANPYPCASGCVYSHWMHNNHLPELI from the exons atgtatataaaccctggat tttccaaaatatatttcacatcgGTGGGGGTGTACCAAGATGGAGGAtcagtggcttcaaaacagctccCCCTGATCGTCACCTGCT TGGTTGGGCGTAAGTCCTTAATTTCGGACCTGCACTCAAAATATGCAGAAAAGACATGGAATGAGACCTTTAAACTGGTTCGCAGGTGTATG GACAAATCGAGAGGTGACACCAAACCCTGTGAACCACTGATTAGGTGTCTGAAAATACTCCATGAAGCACTGACTG TGTCGTCTTTGAGCGCCATGGTATCACGGTTGGAGATAATAGCCAAACAGAGAGG GATGGGGTCCCACCTGAGCCCCACTGAGACAACCTGTTACCTCACAGCCGACATGTTCTACCTAGAGGTCCTGCTGCTGCctgggggagaggtggaggacgTCAAGTTGGCCCAACACGGAGAAGCCCCTCTG TCAAGCGAGTCACTTCTTCAACTGCTAAA GTCAAAGAAGTTTGAAGAATTCTCAGTGAAACTGAAAGGCCTTTCCTCCCTGTACAACATCCCTGGAGACAA TGAAACCAAGATTAAGGTCTACACAGCCCTTCAGTTCTTGGGGAAAGATCTACAGAAGATATCCCATTTGCCAAG AGCACTAAGGGAGTGCAATCTTCAAGTGGACATGATTCTCAATGGCAGGATTGGCTATCTTACGGCAGGGAGCGAAG GTATCCCAATGACTATCCAATACTACATCAGCCCTTCTGACATTCTGTTGGAGATGTCTGATTCAG AGAGAGGCAGTGTTGGCCAGTTGGCCTTGGTGACAGTGGGGCcaactgactctacacacaagcTCCAGATGGCATCTGTCATCCCACAGCCACCTCAGCTTGACGCCCAGGG tctACCATTGTTCAGTCCTCTCTGTGAGGTGCTCTCTGAAATGATGCCAGCCTGCTTCCAGCTCAAACTGCAGCCACCCCTACCAATGCTCTCTTCCTTTGTTGAGAAGCTCAGCCAAATTACAG ATGTTGCCATAGCTGATGCTGACCTGCAGTGGGCACCTTTTCCCCAGTTAATGATGACCTTATTAGGGGAAAATGGTGGCGACAAAACATGGGATGGCCAAGATGCCCACTTTCTAgtg CCCCTCCCAGGTAAAGAGATACACAGCTATGTGCTGCCGGGGGCGGCATGGGAAGAAGCTGCTCTGAGGGGGGCGCTGATGAGTACAATACCCTTTGCCCACCCCGCCCATGTCCCTGCCCTACTGGAGCTGCTCCGCCACCAGTGTGCAATTAACACTCTACTGGCCAGCTGCATTACCTCTCACAGGCCCGGCCCAG GTCCAGTGTGTGACCTATACTGCGAGGTCTTCCCTGAGTCAGGTTCCAGCCTTACTGTGACCTTTCACCTATCTGACAGTGACTCTCTATCTGTTT TGCTGGTGAATGTGGCAGACTCCCGGAAGCTCACCTGCAGTCTGTTTGCAGTGGGGTCAGAGTCAGAATCCATGGATGAATACGTCTCCAGAGTCCTAAAGAG ATGTATGTCTATTCCTGTGACCATGCGTGCCTTGAATCGGAGGCTGTCCAAGAGGACCTGTGGAGAACCTCTACCTGCATGCTCCTCTACCATATCCACTGCAGATGTCAGCCCTGCTTCTCCGCTCCCCATATCCTGTGAGGCTGACTGCAGTCTCTCTTCTGGCTCTGGCCTGGAGTCCATTGGCATCCCTACTACCCCCGCTGCCGTGTTCTCCCAGGATGCAATGGGGCCGGATACCACCCCAATGGAGGCAGagtctgccttctgtctgtctgttgctgaaGTCAATACAAACCCTATTGCCAACCCTTACCCCTGTGCCTCGGGGTGTGTGTATTCACATTGGATGCACAACAACCATCTCCCAGAACTTATCTAG
- the ralaa gene encoding ras-related protein Ral-A isoform X2, whose product MAAAKPKGQNSLALHKVIMVGSGGVGKSALTLQFMYDEFVEDYEPTKADSYRKKVVLDGEEVQIDILDTAGQEDYAAIRDNYFRSGEGFLCVFSITEAESFAATADFREQILRVKEDESAPFLLVGNKSDLEDRRQVSAEEAKARAEQWGVCYVETSAKTRANVDKVFFDLMREIRARKMEDSKEKNEAP is encoded by the exons ATGGCAGCAGCAAAGCCCAAAGGGCAGAACTCTCTGGCCCTCCACAAAGTGATCATGGTGGGCAGTGGTGGAGTGGGGAAGTCAGCCCTCACTCTGCAGTTCATGTATGACGAG TTTGTTGAGGACTATGAACCAACCAAAGCGGACAGCTATAGGAAAAAGGTAGTTCTGGATGGGGAGGAGGTCCAGATAGACATCCTGGACACTGCGGGACAAGAGGACTATGCTGCCATCCGGGACAACTACTTCCGCAGTGGGGAGGGCTTCCTCTGTGTCTTCTCCATCACTGAGGCAGAGTCGTTTGCAGCTACAGCAGACTTCAG GGAGCAGATCTTGCGGGTGAAGGAGGATGAGAGTGCGCCCTTCCTCCTGGTGGGGAACAAGTCTGACTTGGAGGACCGGCGGCAGGTCAGCGCGGAAGAGGCCAAGGCGCGTGCTGAACAGTGGGGCGTGTGCTACGTGGAGACCTCTGCCAAAACCCGTGCCAATGTCGACAAG GTTTTCTTTGACCTGATGAGAGAGATCCGAGCGAGAAAGATGGAGGACAGTAAAGAGAAAAACG AAGCCCCTTAA